gGCCTAAATACTTTATATGCATCATGTTGGctgttatttgatttttcatttatacttgacattcaatattatatgcTACTATTATTATATAGTCCCTGCAATCCTCTCAACAGGTACTATTATGATCCTCGTTTCACAGACAGGAGAACTGAAGCTCAGACATGTAACTTCCCTGGAGTCACACAACTAGTTAAgtggaagtggcagagctgggatttgaacccagggcaaTGTGACCCCATCCacgcattcaacaaatatttactgagtatccaCTATGCGCCAGAGACACTTGTGACCATGCTCTAAAGTTTGTGTTCTTGCTCACTGGTGATACTCAGCACAGCCCTGGAAGGCTCCCATTTCTCTGTTGGAGGTCGGAGGGAAATGTGTCTCCCACTGCAGCTGAGGGGTGGGCACCTGCCTTCTCAAGCTGCCTGTCTGGACCCAGAGTCTCTCACGCCTCATACTCCTCTGCCCTGACTGCTGGTGTTTAGCTGTGAGCAATGCTCAAGGCTTACCTTTCGATGTTTCTGCATGTGTTCTTCATAATTACGGATCTTGACAGTCAAGGCAACAACTGAAACCACAAACCACAGAGGATGAGAGCCAggcacagaggaaggaagggcCCGGGCCTGGGTTACATATTAAGACCTCAAGGAATAACAATCACCAAGGCTCTTGTGTAGCTCTCTATAATTCCTGAAGCACTCTGAATTTCAAGATCTGAAAAGACTTTGGATTATCTTTCCTTTGGAAAGCAATGCCTAAGGAAGGGGAAGCTCCTTAATCTTATAAAGGTATTATTCCCAAACCATAGCAAATAGCATCCTTAATGGTAAAACTTCAGAGCATTCCTGTTAAATTCAGGAATTAGTCTAGGATGCAGACTATCATGGTGAAGTTCCTAGCCAATGTAAGGTCCATCGGCCAGGAGGTCCTAGCCAGTGTAATACGATTCTCACATTGGCAAGGGTCTGCTCCTTGCCTCTCCCCTTCCAGCTGCCACTCTCATTAGTTTTCACTAATGAGTTTTCAGAATTATCAACTCCCACTCAACTCCTACAGCTCCAGAATAACCTTCCTTCAGGTATCCTCTTGTTTGATTCCTGCCTATACTGCAAAGACAGCGGCAAAGGCAAAAGCAGAAGGTGGCCCCCAGGAGAGGCTGTAACTATGGCAGGCCCTTCCTGTACACGCACTGGGTTCTGGGAGCACTGCAGACAGTGCAGTGGGAACTCTGGCTCTGACCACATGATCCCTTCACACCACCTTAGCTGCAGAGTGGAGAGAGACATAGAGCCAAGCTTTGGTTCCCGAGGAACCTTGCCTGAGCTCACAGAGGTCAGAGGCAGGGCCTAGGCACCGACTCCAGCATCACGCAGCTCAGGATACCAAGTCCAGTGTTCGTAGCCCTTGGTTCTTCCTGTCTCTCCCTTTAACAAGCCACATGTAATCTCTAGTGTACTTGCAGATGAGGGCTCTGGATCAAGCACCAGCTAGCAGACTTCCCTGCTCTCCCACTCCCCAAGGGCCCCCTGACTGACTTCGAGCCTCCAGGGAGCTGGTGTCCTCAGGGTTTGCCACGACCTTGTTCATCAACTGCTCTTGCTTGATTTTGAGCTTCTCTTTCTGTTGAAGATAGAGACAGAGAATCTGTGAAGTCTGGCACCCCTCACACCTCTAAGTACTCGCCCTCAGACTTCCAAGGCCATGGCTGCAGTCATAGCAACTAGACCACAAGGCTCAGGGCCTGACTTCACTCTGCTACCAGGGCATGGCCTCTGGCTAATCACATGGCTGTTCACGTCTAGGTGAGCCCAAGGCCAATGCTACTGGCCTGTGGGATGAATGTCCCCAAAGCTTGCTCATTCATTTAGGCATTAGatctttactgagcacctactgtttgTCAGATGCTAGTGGTACAATGGGGAAACAAGACTGTCCCTGCCCTTGAGATGTTCAGTCTGGAGGTATTGATAAGTGGACACAGAATGACACTGGGATAAACGCTGCGACATCGCATGGGATGGGAGGTGTAACCAGGGTTGGAGGGAGTCCCAGAGGAGAGGTCTGAGGGAGGCCAAGATCTGGTACAGGCCACTCACCTGGTTGGCCATTTCCAAAGACAAGAGCCTTTTCACAACATCATCAGCCCTGTGGGAAAACCATAGCGATGAGAGACAGATGTGGGGGTGCAGGGGGCAAGGGAAGCAATGCTGTGTTCGTTTTAGTTTGAAAAGCAAGGATGATTgaaaatttctttaacaaatgagtCTCTGGAGGTTGGGAGCCATCTCCCAGGGACTAAAAGTCAGCATGGATCTGATTTCCTGGCTGAGAACATGGAATGATGTGATAACGACAGAAAATGGAGGCTGTCAGCTCGAGTGTTCCAGGCTTGtcacggggtggggaggggcagagtTAGGATTTGCATTTTAGCTGGAATATGGCTCAACCAGTCTTAAGACACTTACTTCAATTCTgtaatcattatttctttctcaaGTCACACTGGGAGTGGGAGGAACTAGAGGGACAGTGTGAGGAACTAGAGGGACAGCCCAGCAACCACCGCGTAGGACGGGCTGAGCAGAAGGATCCTGGTTTTCGTATTGTTCAGCCTGGaattcaaaccccagctctgccccttaggATGACACTGGGCAGCTtgataatctataaaatggggacactaTTGAAGCATGTTGCCTCCTTGGTATCTAATGGTATGGGGTCTTTACCCAGAACACCAAAAAATCATGCAGTTGAACCCCGTAAGCTCCATCTGTCCCTGGTGCCCACTCACCCTCACCCTGCCTGAGCTTCTACAGTTCTTTGCCCCATTCTATATTCAAATTTCAGATGTAGCAGGCCAAGCCTCGAAGCCACTGTCTCCCCACTCCTTGCCAATCCTCCCAGGGTCCCCTGCAAAGAGATTTCTTCCTGCTTACTTCTCAATTCCAGGGATGTTCTGGTAATCTTTGAGCAGCGTGGAAGGGGGCGGGTCATCTTCTTGGCTGGGTCGAACTGTCAAGAGGAGGGATGGAAAACACTCAGAGTCAACTCTCACTGCCCCTCTTCCCAGACTTAGCTCTTCTCACCAACTCTGTCAGACATCCAGGGTCTCAAGCAAGGCACTGGATATCCCTGggctcagtttctccctgtaaaCTCCTGGGCACCTGCCCTGATATTTCATGCTGGGAGTAGATGGCTTTTCTCAAGACCCTGTACTGTGCCTTTACCTCTCACACACCTGTCTGGCTCTACAGTCATCAGATCCCCACTAAAAGGGGCCTCCTGTGGGCAGACTGAATTGGACTCCTTTTGAATCTCCCACAGCCTGGTCCATAGCCCAGCATAGAACAGGCACTCAACAAACACTTGCCGGCTAACTGCATGAATGCCATAAGGGGGTTAGGAGGAACCCCTAGTTTCAGGACACTTGAAATGTAAGACCCAAATACAGACCACAGGAAACCCTCAGCCTTGGTACGTGCATCTCTGTCTTccctgggaggtgagggagaggtATGAGGAGAGATCAATTTGTCCTCTCCAGTCAGATCCTACTCTGTCGCTGTGCAAGTAATATTAATAGCAATAAATACTAATATATATACTCCAGTTTATTGCGCACAGTGCTAAAGATGCTTTTCATGTGTTATCAAGGAATCCTAACAACAATCCTCTCAAATAGATACTCTTATTTTagaatgagactcagagaaaggTCGTAACTTGCCCACCATCATTTACCTAGGAAGCGAGATCTTGACCACTATGTAAACTGCCTTGGAAGGGGAGACCACACGCTCCTGAAAAGGGCGGACACAGAGTGTTAGCGATATACTAGGTGGGCCTGGGTAGGCTCCCTCTGGCTAGCTCTTTTCACTCATACCCAGTCCAAAGGTTCCGGCTCCCCCACTCGACCTCTCCTCGCCCGACTTCAGGCTTCGGGCTACAGCTCTGTGATAAGGTGGACGTGGGGGTCTTCTGTTCGGGACCGCCTCCGTGCCCTTGGCTACCCCAAGCCTTTCAGGTGGACTCTCTTCCGCCCCAAATCCCACCCAAGAGCTCCTACCTGGTTTCTGGATGGCATATCCACGGGCGGCCCGGAGGATGAGACCTACGCAGAAGAGAGAGGGCTGAGGACATCTCCTTAAATAACCCAGCCTCGATTCCTTTCTATGGTTCTTCCTCTTTGGTCTTTGCACCTCTGTGCCTAACCGCCGCCCCATTTCTAACGCACCCCTCTGCCCCATATCTCTGCCACCTGGTCTCACTTCTTCCCCACCCACCACACATTCTCCTTTATCCTGCCGCAGCACTTCTCCCCTATCCTCGTCCTTCTGTATCCGCCATCTCCGCCGAACCCTTTCCCCACTCCTGCTGTCCCGTTTCTCAGCTCCTCACCGCGAGGTGAGGGGAGGCCCCAGTGCTCGGAGGGTAGCCGGGCACAGCCTCCACCTGGCAGCCCAAGGGCCTGGGTCACCGACTGGGTCCGAATGGAATTCAGCGCTCTCCACGCCGCCCTCAGCATGGTGACTTCTGACCCCTGCGGGCGGCGCCACCGTCGCCTTCGCGGTACGGACTGGGTTACACGGGGGCCGCCATGTTGGCTCAGGCTCGACCAATCGAGTGCAACGGCGAGACCCGAGCAGAGGAGGACCGAGAGGGTGGAAAGGCAGGACTTCGGGGATCAAGCGGAGGAGTCTGTTTAGCAGTTGGGCGAGATGTGGACTTGGTAGTTGCTTGGCCGCGTTATTGGTGCGCGGTGCTGTATGCATCCTAAGATGCCACTTTTTCTCGGGCATGCATCCCGCCCTTAATGCACTCTATGTTCCTGACTCCGACCCGGGTTATTTTGGGGCGCTTTCCTGCGGCCTGTCCTAACCTCCCCCAAACCTAGTTTTTCCACACCGTAAGAACTACTGGCTTTCAGCTTCCTCTCTGACAGACTTGTGTCCTTGTGGTTAAGGTCGCCAAACCTTTGGAATGAGACAGCTGGAATCCTAGCTCAGCCATTTATTCACTGTGATTTTGTGGGCAAGTCATTCAGTCTTTCTGGGAGACAGTGTACTAATCCATCAAATGAGGATGGTAATAACAGGATCTGCCTTTAAGTTGTTAGCGAATTAACGGAGGCAGCTGCGTGCGTGCGAAGCACCTGGTATGTAatgagcattcaataaatattagctgtgaTAATACTTGTGAATGAGGGGTGTAaggacaaatgcaaattaaaagtaggaaaaacaaactttaattttcCCTGGtgcaaaaaagggaaaagagtagTTGTACTTGTGAATTCTTTTTGCCCTTGTGAAATGTATGTAAACCTTTTTAAAAGCTAAGTAAGCCCCTTTccagttttacaacccaggaatgtctttctcaaggacctgggaaccatctctttgaaatgcagTCAGTTAGGAAGGTAGTGTCCCTATCGCCCCGCTTCTGCTGGAAGGTAGGTGCTTACCTTCAGCGGGGCCTAGCTCCAAGGTGCAAACCGACTGCCTCTCATAAAGAtaggagaaatttatttttcctttggataattGAAAATTAGTAAACACAGGTGACTACCCCATTTACCAGATGAATTTAGGATGACCCCGTGTGACAAATGGTTCTCTTGCTTCAGAACtagttattatttatcttgagaAAATGTATGCAATAAGTTGTATCCCCTTGACTACGTAAAGggtaagatttctttctgtctctttagcTGACTGCCTGCGATGCACCTCACATTCTGGTTTAATGCTCGTCCAATagtaaaactgttttctttctattccatCCTTGTAGAGGGGTTTTCTAGGTTAGtgggagattttgtttttaattatatttccctaACAGGTTACTCTTTTCTGAGGTCTTGTCCCTGTGTCCCACAGTACTCAGTGACTCCCTCCAGGTAACCCTGGCACTGTGTCCTAGTGGTCAGTTTTCAAGTCTCCACCCCTAGAATGGTAGCTCTTTGAGGATGGACTGAGCCAAGTCATTTTTCAGTCCCTGTTGCCAGCATAGGGCCTAGATGCtgccatgtttcccagaaaataagatctagccggacaacagctctaatgcatcatttggagtaaaaattaatataagacccggtcttattttactataataaaataagtaatactacaagtaaaacaagaccgggtcttatataatataatatataatataatactggtctcatattaatttttgctccaaaagatgcattagagctgattgtccggctaggtcttatttttggggaaacacagcaggtGAGggctggttgaatgaatgaattaaggaaaaataaatgaacatttctgagaggttcccccaccccagggccctgAAAAGAAGAAGAACAGAGACTCAGGCACACTGAAGGgtttctcaaaataaaaccaaaccaaaccataaATCAGTTTAAGAGACTGAAATTATAGGAACTAAGTACAAAAGGCTAGTGGGCATCGCTAAAGGAAGCATTCTGTGACCTTTAAAGTGGGACGGCCAACCTATGGgcattgggggggtggggagggatgctAGGGGCCAGGGATGGGGGAGACTGGGAGCTTTCTGCCTCTCCTGGGGCAGAGTGTTTTTTTAGTGATGGACATACTgaccttctcctcttctccaggACTTTCAAGAGGAAAAGGCCCAGGAAGCCCTAGAAGCCCCCCAGCCCATCCATCCCATGGACCTGGAGTCCCTGCAGGAGGGGGAAGTCAAGCAGTGGCCCAAAGACACAGTCATCCTCCTGGTTTGGGACTACAGGCTCTGGGGTCCTCACTGGGCTGGTCTGGAACCAGAGGTTCTCATAAGACTTGGGGCTGGGAGTGAGGCCCCCCAAAAGGGGCTGAGTAGAGTCGCAGCGGATGTAGTGCCCTGGCCCTGGGTGGGTGGGGCTGCCCAGCACCCGCCCATAAAGGACATGGTCGCTGGTGCCAGACTGGGACTGGGGCTGGCTAGAAGGTGCTCTTGGGTCCCCTTGGAGCACATAGGCCTGGACCAGGGTGGGAAGGCCACGGGTCCCTGAGCTGTCACTGGACTCCCAGGGCCCTGGTTTCTTCTCGTCCTCCTCCAGCACTGTGATCTTGGTAATGGGCGGCATGCTGGGGTCCCACAGGCTGGGCAGCTGGAAGACCTCCTGGACACAAGGACATGGGGTAAGTGCGTGATTCGTTTCACATGTCTGTCCCAGGCACTGTCCCTTCCTGAGTTGTGACAGTATGGGGACATTTCTGCTGCTTTCTGCTGGAACCGAAAGGGTTACACCTGCAAAGCCTCTCATACATTCACATTCGTGTTATGTGCTGTTCAAACTGCGCCTGGTCAATCTCCCCAACGGTTCTGTGTGGGCTCAGTCCCATTTCACAGTGGGATGACTGAAGCTTTGAAGCGGGTAGAGCTGGGATTAAAACCCAGGTCTACTTTACTCCAAAGGGAGGGGATCTCACTAGGAAATGATGAGAAGGCCTGAGTAGTCATCCTCAGAGGGGCatcccttcactttgagcctGGGCCGACACCCCCagccccatttccctctccctccagggTTCTCACCTCTGCCATGATGGTAGGCACCCAGGATcccaggctgctgtgggctgggTCTGGGACACTTGGCCAGAGGGGATTCTTCCTGCTGGAGAAGGGGGCAGGTAAGGGCGGGTTAGGCAGGCCATCCCATGTTTCCATCCTTTTCCCCACCCAACCCTAATATTGAAGGGATGGTCCCTTAGTGCAGAGATGAGAAGGTGGGAAGCCTGACTCCCAGACATGGGCCCTGAGGCCTGGGAAGACCGGGAGGGACTTAGCCTGGCTCACTTGGGCCTGCAGTTCCCTGTAGGCAGGGGTCGCTGGGTGTCAGGTCTCTCAAAAGGACTCACCTGGGTCTGCAGCAGAACCGGGCAGCCCCACAGAGGCAGGTAAATAAGATCAGGAGGCCAAACAGGCCCAGGATGATTTGCAGCTCAGACAcctctggggagaggagaaagcCAGAAGAGGTTAGAGTACATGTGAGTAAGGCTGGGCCTCCTCCTTCAGACCAGGAGATCCAGGCAAGGCCTGTCCACTCTAAAAATGGAGATCCTTTGGGTGATGCACCCTCCCAACAGCCTTGTCTGGCCAGCCCCTTTCTCCCCTTACCTAGGGCTAAGGTCATCAGGGTGAGGCTTGTACTGTTGGTGGCCCCCGCCTGGCTGGCTGCCATGAGGTGGACATGGTACAAGCTGGCGGGCTCCAGGCCATGGAGGACAAAGCCATGGGAGGAAGCATTCAGGACGGTGGCTGGGGGTAGAGGAAAATGGTCAGCCTGGGCCCAGATGCTGAGGCTCCCTCCAAGGCTGCTGAGCACCCCCTCCTGGGCCTTCTGGGGCTGTGGGGTGCTGAGGATAGACTCACAGAAGGACTGGCCTTGAGCGTTGGTCCAGAAGATGGTGTAGTGGGTTAGGGGGCTCTTCCCCAGCTCAGGGGCCTGGGGCACCCACTCCAGCTGGGCCCAGGTCTTGCCAATGTGCTTTAGATGCAGCTCTGGGGCGTGGGAGGGGGCTGCCGGAAGACAGAGGTACAGGGCTGACAGGGGGCAGGGTGGAGAGCCCAGTTGGACTTCTTGTGGCTCCCCAGACCAAGAACTGGGACATATTGCAGGGTGGGTGATATAAGAAAGTCGAAGCTTCACTTTCTCAGGAACTTTGAATCCCATCTGCTTCTAataagtggctgagccaggatttgaacctgatCTTTGACTCCAAAGCCTCGCCACCTGGCCTGATTTCTACCAGGCCTGATTGTGTCTGACTCACTATTCAATTTCTGCAGCTCACTCTCTGAATTTATGCCACGCCCTCTGTCTAATTTCTATCATATATGACACCTGATTTCTGTCAGAACAATTGATTGATTTTTGCCAGATTTGTTCCCTGAATTCTGCCAAACTGCCTAATTTCTATCACCCCAACACCTGACTTCTCTCTAGCTGCGGGGGTCTAGTGTAAGCCAAGGGTATCTCAGGATTGCAAGGGACCCTTTTTGGGCCAGAAATGTTCTGTCATAGTCCTGATTGTGAGGACTTAGGCAGGCCTTGAGGTAGAAGAGAGGATTCTGAGAAAGGGTGTGGGGGCTGACGAACCCATCTCTTGGGAGTAGGCATAGATGAGCTGGGAGGGTCCCATGGTGTCCTGGTACAAGGGGGTCACCGTGATCTCGTAGAGCTGAAAGGGCCTGATGTTCTCTGTAGAGACAAAACGGGGTAGGCCCTCTGGTTAGGGGCTAACCTCAGACCTTTAATCAGGGATAACCCACTGCAGGGCTAGCCTCTGCAATCTCTTCTTTGGAACATTTCATGGgggtaaggggaaaaaatggaagaaagctaGAAAGGTGCAGGGTCAGGTCTGTAGCAAGAGAGGATCCTGTTAGACTATAGGAAGAACTTCCTGACTATCTTAGGTGAGAACAGTGAAGGGTCAAGAAACACTTGGGAATCTGCTCGTCTATGGTGGTTCAGGTTGCCCCTGGCCCACTGTCAGAGGAGCACTGCTTTCCCCTCTTTTGGCCCttccccccgccctccccagccTGCCTCACCCTGCAGCAGGGTCCCTGCAATGCTTCCGTTATGCTCCATCTTCCAGGTCTTATGGCTGCTGCTGCACCATGCACCATGCTGCATTATGCACCATGGCTGGCTGGTGGTACCCGGGCTCCACTCAATCACGTAGCCCCGAGGCTGAGGTGTGGGGGGCTCCCAGCCCACCCAGAGGCTGTGAGGGTCTAGGGCAATGGTATGAAGTCTGCCTAGGGGTGGGCCTGGAGACACAGTAAGACAAGATGGAATGAAGGTGAAAAGAATGCAGGCCCTGGAACCAgaagcctgggttcaaatcctggctttgctacttaaacgctaggtgaccttgggcaagtcaacatctgagcctcagtttcctcatctgggaagtGGAAATGATAGAAGTTCCTATCTCATAGGGTCTTGGTGCAGATTAAATGAGGCGATGCTTTGAACAAGCCTAGCGTAGTGACTAGTGTAGAGTAGTGCTTGGCAATGATAAAAGCTAACACTATGTAGTTCTTGGTATGTGCCAGGTATAGTCCGTGGTGTATGTTAATTCACTGAGGCTGCTAACAGTCCCATGACAGGGACActattactgtccccattttatcaatgagaaaacacagacacagagaggttaagtaatttgtttcaggtcacacagctaatcagtGGGAATATTAGCTATTACTGTTAGTCTCACCCTGTGAAGAGCCATGTTCAGAGCAATGTGGGggtgataccctgtttccccgaaaataagaccgggtcttatattaatttttgctccaaaagacgtattagggcttatgttcaggggatgtcatcctgaaaaatcatgctaggacttattttccggtgaggtcttattttcggggaaacacgatagtggCTGATTTCCCTGAGAATGAGCAATTAACTCAGGCACTGTGTTCCAGCTGGAAAAACGGAgggctctctctcctttcttggcAGAATGCAGTGCGTGCGTGCACGTGCGTGCATGCATGTACTAACCTGGTTCTGGCTCATGAtataaataatagctaacatatattGAGCCGTTACCTTGTGCCAGGCACATGTCTTAactcatgtaatcttcacaacaaccctttgagggAGGCACTGTATCATCCCCATTTGCCAGATGAGTAAACAGAGGCCAGgaaggttgagtaacttgcccaggtcaTGCTGTTAGCAAGTGTCAGGACTAGATTTGAACCCACACAGTCTAACATTCAAATGTACGTGCTTAACCACCACATTCTACTAGCTGCCAGCCCCCTTTACCTCTGCTCTCCAGGAAGACCACAGGGGTGGGATGAGAGGTCCCGGCCATGTTGTAGGCCACAAGGACAACCTCCCGGGCTACTGAAGGCAAGTGGAAGGTGCAGTTTAGCTCCGTAGTGTTGCAGAGGGGTAGGACTGCCCCAGCCTGGCCTGAGGGTCTCCAGGAGACCAGGTACCCTTGGATctgctccctctcttcctccaggGGCACTGGCTATGGTGGGAataggagaaaaaagataaaagggatGCACAGCTCATCTTGAGTTGGGGAGAGCTTCTAGATGGGGTGGATGGATCATATTAGGAACTGAGCCCCCCAGGCTGAGCCAGCCTTCCTATCTCCCccattcttctctctgtttcttgtgCGAGGTCCTAGGAGGgcgggaaggaagaagaaagttggTGTGTACAGCAGGCACGTAACTATTCACTGAACCGACCCTTTGAGTCCTGCATTGTAGTCTGTCCAGATGGGCACTACCCAGCGTCTCAGGCACATGCCAAGTACACGCAATCACATACAAATGCATCCAAGCCTGCCAGACCTGGTGGCGTCCTGAGCCCCCGCTCTCAGGGGTCTGAGTGGGTTGGAGGAAGTCTCAGGGGTAGCGGGATGGCCTTCAGAGGGGGTCACCTTCCAGAACAGCTGCACGTCCACTGTCCTGGGGTCCAGCTGCCTCTGCCGCCACCACGTGTCCAGTTTGACGATGGGGGCTATGGATGGAGCGAGAGGAAAGGGTGCCGGTCAGGAAGGGCTCTGGAGATGGCACTGGGTCCTGGGGCTGCTCCCAGCTCCCCACCACCCACTTACCCTGTTGTGGGGTACTCAGCTCCAGGCTGGGGCTCCAGTCGCTCCAGTGGCCAGGCAGGGGCCAGCGGACGCAGCGCATCTGCAGGGTGTAGGCTGTGGATGGCAGGAGCCCGCAGAGCTCATACTGGAGGGTCCTGGATGGCAGGGGCCCCACCTGGTGGCGGGGAGGTGTGTGGCTCTGGGCCTGGATTCCTATGCCCTTCAGGGCCAGCTCAACTTATCCTCCCCTCAGccatccccaccccaggctctTGAGgttgccttccatctcaccagggCCCAGCTGTCTTCTCCAAGCTGTGGCTGGTAGCGCAGCTCACACTTCTGTTCTATGTACGCACTTAGCTTCCATGACTCCCAGCGCAAGAGCAGACAACCTTGTTGCGGTGGGGCTACCTCGGGGATGGGGTCCAGGCCCCACAGTGTGGGGGGCTCCAGTTTCACTGAAAGGATAGGGGTTGTCACATCCTTTCTCTACTTGATCCTATCAGGCTCTGCCTTAGCTCCCTCTGGTCTCCCTGTCTGTGGTTCCATTTTTTCCCGAGTCTCCATCCATggggtctctctttctctcttcatctccATGTCATCATGTTTCCGCAGGTCTGtctctgtatatgtatgtttCTCTCTAGGTCTGTGTCATATTCTTGCCCCAGGGCCCTGGCACTGGTTGTTCCCTGGAACACTTTCCCTCCACACATCCAGTGGTTTGctccctcatttccttcaagGATCTTCtccaatgtcaccttctcagtgaggccttccctgaccaccttacTGAAATAGCAagtgcccctcacccccagctctcttcctcccttccctgatTTAATTTCCCCATCATACTTATCATCAGCTGACATTCTTTCTATTTTAGTTATTTTGCCCACTAGAATGTAATGTTCCAAGGGCAGGCTTTTCactcttttgttcactgctatatccctagcacctagaacagtgcctagcacatagtaggtactttaAGAAATTTGCTGAAAGGTTAATGAATATGTTTCCTTGTCTCTATGTTTCTTCCATGTCTCTATGTCTGTGTCACCCTAGTTCTGTCTCCAACTGCATCCCagtttgtctctgtctcttcttttccGCTATCTCTAGGTCTTCCGGTGTCTTTTCGTCTGTTGCTAGGTCtgtttccctctctgtgcctctccagGTCTGCCCATTGTGGGggcctcttccctcccccacaccagcGACACCCACCGACGTCCATGGGATCCAGGCACAGCTGTGGGGACACACTGGTCCCTAGCGCGTTCTCTGCCTGTACCCAGATGCCCATGGTCTGGTACAGCTGCAGGTGTTTGCGTGGGATGGAGCAGCGGCTCTGCCCGTCTTTAGGTACGCAGTCAGGGATGGCTTCCTCGTGGGTCAGGCATTTGCCTCGGCTCCTGCCAATAGGCCAGGCTTGCGTGTCaagcagaggaagaaagcaaggttcccaatctccctcccatctttGCCTCTGGCTCCTTCATCCCCACCTCAGAACCCAAAGGAAAGGGGCTAT
The Rhinolophus ferrumequinum isolate MPI-CBG mRhiFer1 chromosome 9, mRhiFer1_v1.p, whole genome shotgun sequence genome window above contains:
- the CSF3R gene encoding granulocyte colony-stimulating factor receptor isoform X3, with the protein product MAGPGTWSLTRAALIILLLPRSLEECGRISSSASIVRLGDAITASCIINQNCSHLGPESQILWKLGAELQPGGWQQQLLDGTQTSTITLPHINSPWTLLSCCLLWGDSLQILDQIELQAGYPPSTPHNLSCLMNLTTNSLTCQWEPGPDTHLSTNFTLKSFKSRGKCLTHEEAIPDCVPKDGQSRCSIPRKHLQLYQTMGIWVQAENALGTSVSPQLCLDPMDVVKLEPPTLWGLDPIPEVAPPQQGCLLLRWESWKLSAYIEQKCELRYQPQLGEDSWALVGPLPSRTLQYELCGLLPSTAYTLQMRCVRWPLPGHWSDWSPSLELSTPQQAPIVKLDTWWRQRQLDPRTVDVQLFWKPVPLEEEREQIQGYLVSWRPSGQAGAVLPLCNTTELNCTFHLPSVAREVVLVAYNMAGTSHPTPVVFLESRGPPLGRLHTIALDPHSLWVGWEPPTPQPRGYVIEWSPGTTSRSSSHKTWKMEHNGSIAGTLLQENIRPFQLYEITVTPLYQDTMGPSQLIYAYSQEMAPSHAPELHLKHIGKTWAQLEWVPQAPELGKSPLTHYTIFWTNAQGQSFSTVLNASSHGFVLHGLEPASLYHVHLMAASQAGATNSTSLTLMTLALEVSELQIILGLFGLLILFTCLCGAARFCCRPRKNPLWPSVPDPAHSSLGSWVPTIMAEEVFQLPSLWDPSMPPITKITVLEEDEKKPGPWESSDSSGTRGLPTLVQAYVLQGDPRAPSSQPQSQSGTSDHVLYGRVLGSPTHPGPGHYIRCDSTQPLLGGLTPSPKSYENLWFQTSPVRTPEPVVPNQEDDCVFGPLLDFPLLQGLQVHGMDGLGGF
- the CSF3R gene encoding granulocyte colony-stimulating factor receptor isoform X2, producing the protein MAGPGTWSLTRAALIILLLPRSLEECGRISSSASIVRLGDAITASCIINQNCSHLGPESQILWKLGAELQPGGWQQQLLDGTQTSTITLPHINSPWTLLSCCLLWGDSLQILDQIELQAGYPPSTPHNLSCLMNLTTNSLTCQWEPGPDTHLSTNFTLKSFKSRGKCLTHEEAIPDCVPKDGQSRCSIPRKHLQLYQTMGIWVQAENALGTSVSPQLCLDPMDVVKLEPPTLWGLDPIPEVAPPQQGCLLLRWESWKLSAYIEQKCELRYQPQLGEDSWALVGPLPSRTLQYELCGLLPSTAYTLQMRCVRWPLPGHWSDWSPSLELSTPQQAPIVKLDTWWRQRQLDPRTVDVQLFWKPVPLEEEREQIQGYLVSWRPSGQAGAVLPLCNTTELNCTFHLPSVAREVVLVAYNMAGTSHPTPVVFLESRGPPLGRLHTIALDPHSLWVGWEPPTPQPRGYVIEWSPGTTSRSSSHKTWKMEHNGSIAGTLLQENIRPFQLYEITVTPLYQDTMGPSQLIYAYSQEMAPSHAPELHLKHIGKTWAQLEWVPQAPELGKSPLTHYTIFWTNAQGQSFSTVLNASSHGFVLHGLEPASLYHVHLMAASQAGATNSTSLTLMTLALEVSELQIILGLFGLLILFTCLCGAARFCCRPSRKNPLWPSVPDPAHSSLGSWVPTIMAEEVFQLPSLWDPSMPPITKITVLEEDEKKPGPWESSDSSGTRGLPTLVQAYVLQGDPRAPSSQPQSQSGTSDHVLYGRVLGSPTHPGPGHYIRCDSTQPLLGGLTPSPKSYENLWFQTSPVRTPEPVVPNQEDDCVFGPLLDFPLLQGLQVHGMDGLGGF
- the CSF3R gene encoding granulocyte colony-stimulating factor receptor isoform X1, with product MAGPGTWSLTRAALIILLLPRSLEECGRISSSASIVRLGDAITASCIINQNCSHLGPESQILWKLGAELQPGGWQQQLLDGTQTSTITLPHINSPWTLLSCCLLWGDSLQILDQIELQAGYPPSTPHNLSCLMNLTTNSLTCQWEPGPDTHLSTNFTLKSFKSRGKCLTHEEAIPDCVPKDGQSRCSIPRKHLQLYQTMGIWVQAENALGTSVSPQLCLDPMDVVKLEPPTLWGLDPIPEVAPPQQGCLLLRWESWKLSAYIEQKCELRYQPQLGEDSWALVGPLPSRTLQYELCGLLPSTAYTLQMRCVRWPLPGHWSDWSPSLELSTPQQAPIVKLDTWWRQRQLDPRTVDVQLFWKPVPLEEEREQIQGYLVSWRPSGQAGAVLPLCNTTELNCTFHLPSVAREVVLVAYNMAGTSHPTPVVFLESRGPPLGRLHTIALDPHSLWVGWEPPTPQPRGYVIEWSPGTTSQPWCIMQHGAWCSSSHKTWKMEHNGSIAGTLLQENIRPFQLYEITVTPLYQDTMGPSQLIYAYSQEMAPSHAPELHLKHIGKTWAQLEWVPQAPELGKSPLTHYTIFWTNAQGQSFSTVLNASSHGFVLHGLEPASLYHVHLMAASQAGATNSTSLTLMTLALEVSELQIILGLFGLLILFTCLCGAARFCCRPSRKNPLWPSVPDPAHSSLGSWVPTIMAEEVFQLPSLWDPSMPPITKITVLEEDEKKPGPWESSDSSGTRGLPTLVQAYVLQGDPRAPSSQPQSQSGTSDHVLYGRVLGSPTHPGPGHYIRCDSTQPLLGGLTPSPKSYENLWFQTSPVRTPEPVVPNQEDDCVFGPLLDFPLLQGLQVHGMDGLGGF